The following coding sequences are from one Salvia hispanica cultivar TCC Black 2014 chromosome 3, UniMelb_Shisp_WGS_1.0, whole genome shotgun sequence window:
- the LOC125210884 gene encoding rust resistance kinase Lr10-like, producing the protein MAMWFLIYKFRTRRLSLHEDIESFLQSDNKLAPIRYSYSDVKKMTKGFQDKLGEGGYGSVYKGRLRSGNDVAVKLLGKSGGKGQDFMNEIATIGRIHHVNVVKLVGYCAHGSKLALVFDFMTTGSLEKYLFNRDNMKPLNWDTKFEIAVGVARGIEYLHRGCDI; encoded by the coding sequence ATGGCAATGTGGTTTTTGATTTACAAATTCCGAACACGGCGTCTCTCCTTACATGAAGATATAGAATCATTTCTACAAAGTGACAACAAACTCGCCCCGATTAGGTACTCCTATTCGGACGTCAAAAAAATGACTAAAGGTTTTCAAGACAAACTAGGCGAAGGTGGCTACGGTTCTGTTTACAAAGGCAGGCTCCGAAGTGGCAATGATGTTGCAGTCAAACTCCTTGGGAAATCGGGAGGAAAAGGCCAGGACTTCATGAATGAAATCGCAACTATTGGAAGGATACACCATGTCAATGTTGTCAAACTAGTTGGATATTGTGCGCATGGATCCAAACTTGCTCTTGTCTTTGATTTCATGACTACTGGTTCTCTTGAAAAGTATCTTTTCAATCGAGATAACATGAAACCCTTGAATTGGGACACGAAGTTTGAGATCGCAGTTGGAGTTGCTCGTGGGATTGAGTATTTGCATCGAGGCTGCGACATTTAA